GACTGCCGGGAGGCTGTGCAGCGCCTCAAGGCTAGTGCAGACCTGTCAGAAGAACGGCTCGGTGTCCTCCTCGCCGGCACAAACACTCTGCTCCAGCAGGCCATCCGGCTGCCCCCAGCCAGCCTGAAGCCCGACGCTTTCCAGGACCAGCTCCAGGAGCTCTGCATCCCCCAAGACCTGGTTACAGACTTGGCCAGTGTGGTGTTTGGGAGCCAACGGCCTCTCCTCAACTCTGTGGCCAGGCAGCAGGGGGCCTGGCTGCCTCATGTTTCCCGCTTGTGCTGGAGGGTGGATGTGGCCATCTCCACCAGTGCCCTGGCACGTTCCCTACAGCCGAGTGTCCTGATGCAGCTGAAGCTTTCAGACGGCTCGGCACACCGCTTTGAGATCCCCACGGCCAAGTTCCAAGAGCTGCGGTACAGCGTGGCGCTGGTCCTCAAGGAGATGGCTGACCTGGAGAAGAGGTGTGAGCTCAAACTGCAGGCCTGACCGAGCTTGCGACCCCATTGCAGTCACTGGGGAGAGCCGGCTCTGACGGGTGTCCCCAGACAAAGCCTGCCCTTCCCGGAGCCGTTCCTCAGTGAGATGTTTGAACGTTATCATGTCAGTTTCTGTTCCGTTGAGAATCCtggatcttccttttttttcctggaaataaaGCAATTATAACTAGTGTCCTCCTGGGTGGGCATCAGGTggcaccgccccctcccccagctgttgGTCTTGTTGCTGGGTGAGGGCACCTGCTGCTCCGGGGTGGCCGTGTGTGCTTGCCTTTGGGAGTCCAGGCCACGGCCTCTGTGTGGACACGGTGGTCACTTGGCCTGGCCTCATGTAACGTCTGAGCTCTCTGCTTATTTGCTTTTGTCAACCCTGTGTTCTAATGTGGacatttcattttcctgcctCACATCCTTGACCTCATGGAGCTAACATTGTATTGGCGAGGGGGAGACATTACAAAATGCATAATACAAAATGATGCAAAGCTTGTCAGAGGAGGGTCAGTGCTGCGGAAAGAGAGCGGGgggtggcccctgggtggcttggtcgattaagcctctgactcttgatttccactcgtgccatgatctcagggtcctgggatcaagactccttgctcagcagggagtctactggagattctctcccactcatgctctctttctctcccaaaataaataaatacttacaaaGGGAAaggagtggcacctgggtggcttggtcagttaagggtctgccttggaCTTAGGTCAtattcccaggtcctgggatggagccctgtgtctggctccctgctcagagcctcTACCCACCTCttgtgtttccctttctctcaagtaaatgaaatattttttaaaaagattttatttatttatttgacagagatcacaagtgggcagagagggggaagcaggctccccaccgagcagggagcctgatgtggggctcgattccaggaccctgagatcatgacctgaactgaaggcagagccgtgatccactgagcctcccagatgccctaaaatcttttttaaaaaagaaagaaagaaaaatagagcaggGACCCAGGACCAGAAGAGCTGGGCTGCCATCCTAAGTTGGGTCATGGGTGAGGCCTCCGGGAGGAGATGGTTTATGAGCAAAGATTTGAAGGGAGCAGAGTGGTCTGAGGAGGGGGGATtctgggcagggggagcagctcaTAGTGCACGACCTGGGCAGCTGTGGCTGGTGAGGGGGTGAGCAGAGCGTGGGGAGGGCAGGCCccgaaggcctctctgaggactTCGGCTCAACTGGAGCGGAGTGGGGGTGACATCACTGTTGCTCTGCAAGGGCCTCACCGGATGCTGAGttgagagcagagcagagcacagTGGCTCGGGCTGGGAGCCTGGTGGAGAGACTGTTGCAGGGTTGAGGTGGAGTTGGGGAAAGGGGCGCAGAGGCCACTCCTGGGACCTTCTGAGTGGGTGTCTTAGGCAGCTCGGGCTGCCATGACATCCTAGAGTAAGTGGCTTGAACAGTGGAACTCTGggtcctcacagttctggaggccggaagcgTGAGGTCAGAGTCCCGGCAGAGTCGGGTCCCGGTGAGCGGCCTGCAGACGGCCTTT
This region of Mustela erminea isolate mMusErm1 chromosome 16, mMusErm1.Pri, whole genome shotgun sequence genomic DNA includes:
- the COMMD5 gene encoding COMM domain-containing protein 5 codes for the protein MSAVGTAAPYLHYPADSHSGRASFLGAQLPPEVAAMPRLLGDLDRGTFRKLLKLVVSSLQGEDCREAVQRLKASADLSEERLGVLLAGTNTLLQQAIRLPPASLKPDAFQDQLQELCIPQDLVTDLASVVFGSQRPLLNSVARQQGAWLPHVSRLCWRVDVAISTSALARSLQPSVLMQLKLSDGSAHRFEIPTAKFQELRYSVALVLKEMADLEKRCELKLQA